The segment CGCCTCATCGGAATTGTGATCAATATGTGGAAACCCTACAAAACAGCAATTGAAACCCGCCTTACCGCATGTGCTAGTGGTCATTGATGAGTTCCATGGATTCAATCGTTCATCAAAGCGTTGGAAGAGGTTCGCAAGCAGGTTCAGGTGAAGCTCAGCAAAGAACGCCACTGGCTGCTTTAAAATAAGATAAGAAGTTGTTTGCAAAACACTTTGTGAGGATTTCACAGAAGAACAAGAACGGCTGAAAAATTGGCCAGAGACCAATTCAGAATTGGCATAGGCCATTTTCTTACACCAAAAGTTGCGCACATTGTACCGTTGGCCGGAACTTCGAAGGTGCATTATCCTTCCTTGTCGAGTAGGAAAGTGCCGTCTTGAACTCTTCTGTGGATTTAACTGCTGAACACTATCGGAGCTTGCTTTCAAAAATTATGAACTATTTCCTGTACAAGATCTCCAATGCTAAAACAGCCGATTAAACAAGGGCAAGACTTTTAGAGAAGCTTTTTAAAATGAGAAACGACATTTTCGACTGTAAAACCGTATTCTTCAATTATTTTATCTCCTGGTGCTGAGGCCCCAAATTGATCAATGGCGAGGACGTTACCGTTATCACCAACATATTTACTCCAACCTAAGGAAGCCCCCATCTCAATACCAAGACGTGCTTTTACGTTTTTTGGAAGTACACTTTCTTTGTATGCATCAGATTGTTTTTCAAAACGATCCCAGCTAGGCATACTAACAACTGAAACATAAATACCTTCTTTTTCCAGCGCTACTTGTGCTTCAACAGCTAAAGCAACTTCAGAACCAGATGCTAATAACAAACCAGCAACTTCACCTTTTGCTTCAGAGATCACATATGCACCTTTTTTAACACCCTCATACGCTTTTTCAGAATCAACAAGTGTTGGTAAATCTTGACGCGAGAGGATAAGAGCGGTTGGTTCGTCTTTACTTTCTAACGCCAATTTCCAAGCTGCAGCTGTCTCATTGCCATCAGCCGGGCGAATTGTAGAGATACCAGGCATTGCACGTAAGGATGCCAATTGTTCAATTGGTTCATGTGTTGGTCCATCTTCACCTACAGCAACGCTATCATGTGTAAAGACATAAATAACAGGTAGTTTCATTAATGCTGAGAGACGAATTGCCGGACGTAAATAATCGGAGAATACAAAGAATGTTGCTCCAAATACTTTCACGCCACCGTGTAGGGCCATTCCGTTGACAGCAGCACCCATCCCAAATTCACGAACACCAAACCAAATATTTCGTCCACTGTAATCTGCAGCGCTGAAATTTGCTTCCCCTTTTAGCAATGTTTTATTAGATGAAGCTAAATCCGCGGAACCGCCAAGTAGTTGCGGAACATTTTTCGCTAGGGCATTCAACACTTCACCACTGGAAGAACGAGTAGCAAGTTTATGTTCTCCTACATGGTAAACAGGAACATCAGCATCCCAGCCTTCTGGGAGTTCACCATTAATCGCTTGTTCTAATTCTTTTGCAAGTGCTGGATATGCTTTTTTATATTGTGCGAATAACTCATTCCATGCTTGTTCCTTCTTCTCTGCTGCTTCTTTTAATTCTCTAAAATATTCTTTTACTTCTTCAGGAATATAAAAATCCTCTTCATACTTCCAGTTGTAATGTTCTTTTACAAGCTTTATTTCGTCTTTTCCAAGTGGTGAGCCGTGCGAATCAGACTTGCCACCTTTATTTGGTGAACCATATCCAATTATTGTTTTGACTTCAATTAATGTTGGTTGGTCTTCGTTGTTTTTCGCTTCAGCTATCGCTTTTGCAATTGAATCGATATCATTGCCGTCCTCAACACGAAGTACTTGCCAGCCGTATGCTTTAAAACGATCTTGAACACTCTCACTAAATGACATATGAAGATCGCCATCAAGAGAAATATCATTTGAATCGTATAATACAATTAAACGACCAAGTTTAAGGTGTCCTGCAAGTGAAGCTGCCTCTGCAGATACACCTTCCATCAAGTCACCATCGCCACAAATGCTGTATGTGTAGTGATCAATTATATTAAATTTATCACGATTGTATTTAGACGCTAAGTGTCTTTCAGCCATCGCCATCCCAACTGCCATGGCAATACCTTGCCCTAACGGACCTGTTGTGGCATCAACCCCAGGTGTATGGCCAAATTCAGGGTGACCAGGTGTTTTGCTTCCCCATTGGCGGAAGTTTTTCAAATCTTCTAATGATAGATCATAACCAGTTAAATGTAATAGGCTGTATAGTAACATGGATCCGTGGCCCGCTGACAATACAAAACGGTCACGATTAAACCAATTCGGGTTGCTTGGATTGTAATTCATAAATTTTGTCCAAAGTGTATAGGCCATTGGGGCAGCCCCCATTGGCATCCCCGGATGGCCTGATCCAACC is part of the Bacillus methanolicus genome and harbors:
- the tkt gene encoding transketolase encodes the protein MLQQKIDIDQLSIQTIRTLSIDAIEKVGSGHPGMPMGAAPMAYTLWTKFMNYNPSNPNWFNRDRFVLSAGHGSMLLYSLLHLTGYDLSLEDLKNFRQWGSKTPGHPEFGHTPGVDATTGPLGQGIAMAVGMAMAERHLASKYNRDKFNIIDHYTYSICGDGDLMEGVSAEAASLAGHLKLGRLIVLYDSNDISLDGDLHMSFSESVQDRFKAYGWQVLRVEDGNDIDSIAKAIAEAKNNEDQPTLIEVKTIIGYGSPNKGGKSDSHGSPLGKDEIKLVKEHYNWKYEEDFYIPEEVKEYFRELKEAAEKKEQAWNELFAQYKKAYPALAKELEQAINGELPEGWDADVPVYHVGEHKLATRSSSGEVLNALAKNVPQLLGGSADLASSNKTLLKGEANFSAADYSGRNIWFGVREFGMGAAVNGMALHGGVKVFGATFFVFSDYLRPAIRLSALMKLPVIYVFTHDSVAVGEDGPTHEPIEQLASLRAMPGISTIRPADGNETAAAWKLALESKDEPTALILSRQDLPTLVDSEKAYEGVKKGAYVISEAKGEVAGLLLASGSEVALAVEAQVALEKEGIYVSVVSMPSWDRFEKQSDAYKESVLPKNVKARLGIEMGASLGWSKYVGDNGNVLAIDQFGASAPGDKIIEEYGFTVENVVSHFKKLL